Genomic DNA from Candidatus Nitronereus thalassa:
AGCTGTTGCACCAAATCCAATAATTGCAACGGACTGAAGGGCTTTACCAAATACGCGCATACTCCAGCTTCCTGTCCTTGATCCTGGTCATCAGTTTGATCTTTGGCGGTCAGCATAATAATTGGAATGTATGAGAGTTGGGGGTGAGCTTGCATGGCCCTGGCGACTTCGATGCCATTCTTCTTGGGCATCATCCAATCCAGGATTACGACATCAGGATGTTCTGTCTGAATAAGCTGAAGGGCAGATTCGCCATCCGAGGCTTCCACCAACCGATAAGCGGGATCTTCTAAGGTCATGAGAAGAAGGGCACGGAGATCTTCTTCATCATCAGCGATAAGAATGGTTTTCATATACCTTGATGGCATGACCACCACAGATATGCATTAATCTTTTATCGTCTCTGCCGTGGTGCTTACCCGCCATCCCAGTCAGGTGCAGTATCGCCATTCTCCTGAATTGAAGGGTCCGTCATCTCGCTCGACAGGGACTGGACCTCCATGACCTGTTCCACGCGTCGAGCAACCGTAATAAATCCTGAATGCGCAATCATGCGAAGATCTGGCCGCACACTACGACCTTGAATATTCCAATTGCGCGTAAATGACTCAAAGGTTTCGATCATACCAAAGGCTCGTGTGTGATTGAGGGCATCAACCGTTTGCGTGATTTGCGGCACCGTCGGAACAAAACTCAAATAAATCCCACCTAACCGAAGGGCCTTCGCTGCATGAGGCACCACATGCCAGGGTTCTGGAAGATCAAGCACTACACGGTCATACAAGGTTTCGCCATCCCCTGTCTGACAATCAATCCCTTCATGCGCATCACGTTGGAGAAGTTGAAAATTGGGCACCGGACCAAGAAACCGCTCAATATTTCGCATGGCGGTTCTTGCAAAATCATCGCGTCGTTCATAGCTGGTGACAGACCCGCGTTCACCAACGGCCTGCAACAAAGCAATGGTGAGGGCTCCCGACCCAACGCCGGCCTCGAATACTCTTGCGCCGGGATAAATATCTGCCCACATTGTGATTAACGCCAGGTCTTTCGGATACAGGACCTGAGCGCCTCGTGGCATTTTGAGAGTATATTCGGCGACTGTCGGGGAAAGAGCCAGCATCTTTTTTCCCCGAGACAGAGTAACAATCGAGCCATCAGATTTCCCAATCAGCTCATCATGGGAAATCGTGTCACCACTAAACTGAAAAGTTTCTCCTGCCTTAAGAGTTAAGGCATATTGACGTCCCTTTTTGTCAACAAGGTGAACTCGCTGGCCTGATTCGAATATCTTCATAAGAGGCCATTTTAGGTACCAATTTCATAGGTTGCAAGGAACCTGGTTTAAGCCAATTTGTTGAGATATTTTTCAAGGGGAAGATTTCTTGACACCCCTCGGGGAGCGACGTAAGATCATTTGTCTAGGAGGTTTTTCTCATCTCAATTAAATTTTTACCATTCCCTTTTTTCTAAATCCACCATGCCTGAAGAAAGAAAGACTACCCTGGTTTTTGGAATCGCCTTGAAGCCCCTGCAAAGTTAACATCCACAACCTGAATTTCCTGGGTTACCACGAAGGATTGTTATGAAGCGTTTGTTTGCAGTTATTGGTTTGGGTCGGTTTGGTTTTCATGTCGCAGAATCCCTTCTTCAGAAAGGGTGCGAGGTTTTGGCCATTGATACGGAGGAATCTAAAATCCAGGCCATCAGCGATATCGCCACATTTGCAGTTCAATGTGACGCCACAGATGAACGTGCACTGAAGGCGGTGAGCACCCAGAATGTCGACGTGGCAATTGTTAGTATTGGGGAAAATATTGAAGCCAGTATTCTCATCGTTCAAGCCTTGGCTGAAATGGGCGTGAAATCCATCATTGCCAAGGCCGTCACCAACACCCATGGGAAAATCCTCAGTAACCTCGGGGTTTCGGAAGTGATCTACCCCGAACGCGATGCGGCAAATCGACTAGCCCACCGCTTGATTTCGCCTAAGGTATTGGAATACCTCGAGCTGGCTCCGGGTTATAGCATTGAGGAAATTGCGGTTCCCGACCGTTTCGCGGGCTTAAGCATCCAAGAATCAAAAATCCGTGAACTGCACAATCTCAATGTGATTGGCATTAAGAAACAAGTGAAGCGGATGGTAAAAGGCCGGCTTATGAAGGAAGAATCTTTTAATTTCACCCCAGCGTCCACTGATCTCATCGAAAAAGGGGATGTGCTGGTAATGATTGGAAAAGAAAACGATTTGGATCGTTTCAGCGACGCTGAATAAGCTGGTTTCCCACACATTTTCTCTTCTATCCTTTCCTCCCTAATCCAGGGCCTTCCTTGGAAATCCCTGTAGGCTTTTGTTGATAACCCCCTTCAGTTCAATTCATCTCGCCCTTGGCCCCCTTCATTAAGTAAAAAATCATATAAATATATCTATTTTATTTAAAGTTAAGTTGATAAGGGACATCGGGCCAACCTTTTGCTATAATCCGACCGCTTTCATGAAAGGAACGGCTTATGACTTTGCCTGGAATCCAAATCTTGCTCATGGAATTTCGGCAAGAACTAGAATTGTTTTACAAGCACCTGCAACTCGCTCCCCCTTATGACAGCGTCGAAAAGGCCCTAATATGCCTCTCCCGCAGGCTTAGCAACCAATCGACCGATGAACAAGATCAAATGGCTCATGACCAAACATTCAAATGGAAACTTTTTCAGGAAGCCGTTGTCGAATCGGGACTCCATAAAAAACATCGAGGGATTATTGTGGGATTACTTCGTTCGCAAGGCCCAGATTTCATTCCTGAAACCCAACGATACCTGCAAGAACCATTTTTGGCACAAAAATAGACTAATCTTCATCACCTTAAAATGTATTATTTTTGCAACACTTCTATTGATTTTTCACATCATCTAAATCAACTATCAATATCAATTATTCACAATTTCAATACGTTATGAAATATTATTTGATTTTTATTATGGCCCATGTTTTGCATTTCACTTTAGGGATTTAGAAATTTCGATTAGAGGAGAAATGCACGTGCAGAGAACATTGAGGCAGCCAACAGCACTAGAAGGAATCGGACTGCATTCTGGAAAACCGTCCAAGGTAACTCTGTCACCAGCCCCGGTAGACTCAGGGATTGTATTTCGACGGAAAACGAATGGGCACCTTGAGTCATGTCAAGCCTCAATCCGAAATCTTCGCCCTATGGAATTGTGCACCACTATTGGATCTAACGGATTTCAAATTCAAACGACCGAGCACGTCTTGTCAGCTCTTTGGGGCATGCAAATTGACAATGCCTATATTGATATTAATTCGGAAGAAGTACCGGCCATGGATGGCAGTGCCTCCCCCTTTGTAGAAATGATTCACACCGCAGGGATCGTTTCTCAGGAACGTCCGAGGTCCTTCCTAAAAATCATTAAACCCCTTCATATTGGGGATCATCGTCGTGGAGTCTCAGTCCTCCCCTCAGTCACTCCTAAAATTACCTATTCGATTGATTACAACCACGCACTTATCCAACAACAAACCTATGAATACGAATGGTCGCCGGCAAGCTTTCAAGATAGAATTGCCGAGGCCAGAACATTTGCCTTTTCCCATGAAGTCGAAGCGTTATGGGCCCGAGGACTTGGTCAAGGTGGATCGTTGGATAATACCATCGTATTTTCAGAATCTGGCATTCTCAATGACCAGGGTCTGAGGTTTCCTGATGAATGTGTTCGGCACAAGGTTCTCGATCTCATTGGGGACTTGGCCTTATTAGGACTTCCAATCATAGGACATATTATCGCTGATCGATCTGGACACTTTTTGCACAATCAACTCATCCAAATGATTCTTGATAATTCCGATGCTTGGATTTTGGTTGGTTCCCATCATCCAGGATGGGATAACAGTTCCGATGGGTACTCGAATGAAAATGACATGGCCCATTCGGTTTCACTTTCCGCTAATTCCGCTGCCTAGCCAGCCAATCGTTCCCTTCTCTACTTTCCCAAGAATCTCCTCTTTCCCACCCATAATTGCGTTCGGTTCCGCCACATGTTAGGGTCGGCCTCACCCTTATGAATAACCGAGACCTCTCCATTTTCATTGGCCTGGCTGCTCTGAGTTTCCTCCTCCTTTTCACGGATCCTTCCCAAGCCATTAGTCCCATGACTCACGACCCTCAGGGGTTTAAAGGAATTAAATGGGGAACGGCACTTCATACCCTCAATCATCTAACCTTGGTAGACCCGGACGATCGAATCCAGGAGTATCAATTCAAAGAAGATTCGCTACAATTTGCCGACACCAAAGTTGAAACACTTCGACTTCTCACCATTGACGGAAAATTTGCTCGAGTCATGATTCGTTACCATGGCGAAAACACTCACCAGACCATTATTAAATATCTTTCTGCTCAATACGGGAAAATACAACGCCAACGTGGATCAATGGTACGGGGATTAAATCAGGAAAATACTTGGCGGGGGAACGACACCGAAATAAATCTCAACTACCGAGGACATGGAGAACAAGGATTTATTTTGATTCAAAGCCGAATTCTTGCCCCAAAATTTATGGAAATGGTCTCCGAACATTCGCATTGACCAGCCAAACAAATAGTGAGGTTTGAGTACACCCGCTTACCCTTCAATTTCCTCTCGCGCCTCTAACACTTTTTTTACAATCACCTCGATAATCTCCTCATCGACAAACGGCGAGAGAATAAACGACTTCAAGGCCACAATCGGTTCACCATAATCAGTATGTCGATAACAATCGGTTAATGAGAGCACCGCCCCTCGGCCAGCCATCGCCTCCTCATGAACATAGTGAAACACCTGCCGATTATATTCGTTATGGGCGAGAAGCTGCTCCCGATGCAAACTCTCGTGTAGTTCCTTTTCCTTGATCCGAAATGTATCCACACCTGGAGGATAGGCCCGAAATACTGTCACCGTTCCAAAATTATCGCGGTTCAGGACGGTCGTACAGGCATGGCCCTCTAGATGCTCCCGCAGGAGCTGTGTCATTTCCACAATATGCCCAATAATGACCTGCAACCCTTGCTTGCCAAATAACTTCATATTGGCCAAAGCCGCTAAAATTCCTGTACCGGGTCGAGATGTTTCTATCGTAAACATTCCGGGCCGATGACTCCCGAATTGATACAAATACGGCATTTGCTCCTGGGGTCTTTGCAATAATTT
This window encodes:
- the lpxC gene encoding UDP-3-O-acyl-N-acetylglucosamine deacetylase translates to MQRTLRQPTALEGIGLHSGKPSKVTLSPAPVDSGIVFRRKTNGHLESCQASIRNLRPMELCTTIGSNGFQIQTTEHVLSALWGMQIDNAYIDINSEEVPAMDGSASPFVEMIHTAGIVSQERPRSFLKIIKPLHIGDHRRGVSVLPSVTPKITYSIDYNHALIQQQTYEYEWSPASFQDRIAEARTFAFSHEVEALWARGLGQGGSLDNTIVFSESGILNDQGLRFPDECVRHKVLDLIGDLALLGLPIIGHIIADRSGHFLHNQLIQMILDNSDAWILVGSHHPGWDNSSDGYSNENDMAHSVSLSANSAA
- a CDS encoding response regulator transcription factor codes for the protein MKTILIADDEEDLRALLLMTLEDPAYRLVEASDGESALQLIQTEHPDVVILDWMMPKKNGIEVARAMQAHPQLSYIPIIMLTAKDQTDDQDQGQEAGVCAYLVKPFSPLQLLDLVQQLMGESSARFAG
- a CDS encoding TrkA family potassium uptake protein translates to MKRLFAVIGLGRFGFHVAESLLQKGCEVLAIDTEESKIQAISDIATFAVQCDATDERALKAVSTQNVDVAIVSIGENIEASILIVQALAEMGVKSIIAKAVTNTHGKILSNLGVSEVIYPERDAANRLAHRLISPKVLEYLELAPGYSIEEIAVPDRFAGLSIQESKIRELHNLNVIGIKKQVKRMVKGRLMKEESFNFTPASTDLIEKGDVLVMIGKENDLDRFSDAE
- a CDS encoding tRNA (adenine-N1)-methyltransferase codes for the protein MKIFESGQRVHLVDKKGRQYALTLKAGETFQFSGDTISHDELIGKSDGSIVTLSRGKKMLALSPTVAEYTLKMPRGAQVLYPKDLALITMWADIYPGARVFEAGVGSGALTIALLQAVGERGSVTSYERRDDFARTAMRNIERFLGPVPNFQLLQRDAHEGIDCQTGDGETLYDRVVLDLPEPWHVVPHAAKALRLGGIYLSFVPTVPQITQTVDALNHTRAFGMIETFESFTRNWNIQGRSVRPDLRMIAHSGFITVARRVEQVMEVQSLSSEMTDPSIQENGDTAPDWDGG